The following are encoded in a window of Megalobrama amblycephala isolate DHTTF-2021 linkage group LG19, ASM1881202v1, whole genome shotgun sequence genomic DNA:
- the LOC125254691 gene encoding uncharacterized protein LOC125254691: protein MSRTTDPAGHWKDLETWLSVVTDSLLPKAAETLKHQTQDQLDDNIASLMKQDPSQSYSHKELAKITGSLSHTLIATLKLSDRQAAHRQQELTHAQRRIEQLELEAQERREGPDEVEQGAKEEINRLKETLAATTQEMERGRADYADLSDKLQYAEQLLEKAKADFRDKNSRIKALETHLNESRNEVSRLKQQLDYIKEESDSIKEELKHAYELRCEPSRTRRTPTSPLPSRTGSPVPGLAHDQKGAVPKQSPAPSEESYLLTKLKERAPASHRSSHGLDLRDLDKLARNIGKFTPNVPGSPNVQSYLQDIDFHLEMRPNVTDKDRLYLLRATSSSEVRSFLVRQPAHTKTDYHLLREALIKEFADPESERGLVAALETKQGRHETPQVFYSRLRLAYFGSRNEQSMEEELNFKTLFLRNLHPGVSHHLGVLACPCTMSAQQLRDLAHKAYCKQKMALEKGTKTTTVLDFNTQSRGLALEGTQRQDLAKPTPKGWNASSSNREWDSHTGTRPKLRDNRWDGPRGQQRSPGRHWENSWNQSRPHESHWEKTWSQPSSFGNPRGKSSWESKGKRQTHPGATSPRNRRKNSQRFQADRAQNESIPEQKTSPCFDSQELMKMMMKEFFQRKEDERKWEEKAKPDSS from the coding sequence ATGTCTCGCACAACAGACCCTGCTGGACACTGGAAGGATCTGGAGACCTGGCTAAGTGTTGTAACAGACAGCCTCCTACCTAAGGCCGCTGAAACACTAAAGCATCAGACACAGGACCAGCTGGATGACAACATAGCAAGCCTCATGAAACAGGACCCAAGCCAGAGCTACAGTCACAAAGAACTAGCCAAGATCACCGGCTCCTTAAGCCACACACTCATCGCCACCCTCAAACTGAGCGACAGGCAAGCCGCCCATCGCCAGCAGGAGCTGACACATGCACAACGGCGCATCGAACAGCTGGAGCTGGAGGCTCAGGAACGACGAGAAGGGCCTGATGAAGTGGAACAAGGCGCAAAAGAGGAGATCAACAGGCTAAAAGAGACCCTAGCAGCTACTACGCAAGAAATGGAACGAGGCAGAGCAGACTACGCTGACCTCTCCGACAAGCTACAATACGCAGAACAGCTACTGGAAAAAGCAAAGGCTGACTTCAGAGACAAGAACAGCCGAATTAAAGCTCTCGAAACTCACCTGAATGAGTCAAGAAATGAGGTCAGCCGCCTAAAACAACAGCTTGACTACATCAAAGAAGAGTCTGACAGTATTAAAGAGGAACTCAAGCATGCATATGAATTGCGCTGTGAGCCGTCAAGAACACGTCGGACACCGACGTCACCTTTGCCAAGCAGGACCGGCTCCCCTGTTCCTGGACTGGCACATGATCAGAAGGGGGCAGTGCCAAAACAGTCACCTGCTCCCTCCGAAGAATCCTACCTCCTCACTAAGCTAAAAGAACGTGCTCCAGCCAGCCACAGATCATCTCATGGCTTGGACCTCAGAGACCTTGACAAGCTTGCTAGAAACATTGGCAAATTCACTCCAAATGTGCCAGGTAGTCCAAATGTTCAGAGTTATCTGCAAGATATTGACTTCCATCTGGAGATGAGACCCAATGTCACTGACAAAGATAGACTTTATTTGCTCAGAGCCACATCCAGCTCTGAAGTGCGCAGCTTCCTGGTCCGGCAGCCTGCCCACACAAAGACTGATTACCACCTGCTCCGAGAAGCTCTCATCAAAGAGTTTGCCGACCCTGAGTCAGAACGAGGACTAGTGGCTGCCCTGGAAACAAAACAAGGTCGTCACGAAACTCCTCAAGTCTTCTATAGCCGACTAAGGCTAGCATACTTCGGGTCTCGCAACGAACAGAGCATGGAGGAGGAATTGAACTTCAAAACTCTCTTCCTGAGAAACCTCCATCCTGGGGTGAGCCACCATCTCGGCGTCCTTGCCTGTCCATGCACAATGAGTGCTCAACAGTTAAGAGACTTGGCGCACAAAGCCTACTGTAAACAGAAGATGGCCTTAGAAAAGGGCACCAAAACCACCACAGTTCTTGACTTCAACACCCAGAGTCGAGGGCTGGCCCTAGAGGGCACCCAGCGTCAAGACCTTGCCAAGCCGACACCCAAAGGGTGGAATGCATCCTCGTCCAACAGAGAGTGGGACTCCCACACTGGAACTCGACCTAAACTGAGAGACAACCGTTGGGATGGACCACGTGGACAACAACGCTCACCTGGACGTCACTGGGAAAATTCATGGAACCAATCAAGACCTCATGAGAGTCATTGGGAGAAAACTTGGAGTCAGCCAAGCTCATTTGGAAACCCTAGAGGGAAAAGCTCATGGGAATCCAAGGGAAAACGACAAACACACCCTGGAGCAACCAGCCCAAGGAATCGCCGAAAAAACTCACAAAGATTCCAAGCTGACCGAGCTCAAAATGAATCCATACCAGAACAAAAGACTTCACCTTGTTTCGACTCTCAAGAGCTGATGAAAATGATGATGAAAGAGTTCTTCCAACGAAAGGAGGACGAGCGGAAGTGGGAAGAGAAAGCGAAACCAGATTCATCCTGA